From a single Canis aureus isolate CA01 chromosome 5, VMU_Caureus_v.1.0, whole genome shotgun sequence genomic region:
- the SLC35A4 gene encoding putative UDP-sugar transporter protein SLC35A4 has translation MSVEDGGMPGLGRPRQARWTLMLLLSTATYGAHAPLLALCHVNGKVPFRPSSAVLLTELTKLLLCAFSLLVGWQAWPQGAPPWRQAAPFALSALLYGANNNLVIYLQRYMDPSTYQVLSNLKIGSTALFYCLCLRHRLSARQGLALLLLMVAGACYAAGGLQDPGNTLPGSPLAVAAGPMPLHITPLGLLLLILYCLISGLSSVYTELLMKRQRLPLALQNLFLYTFGVLLNLGLHAGGGPGPGLLEGFSGWAALVVLSQAVNGLLMSAVMKHGSSITRLFVVSCSLVVNAVFSAALLRLQLTAAFFLATLLIGLAVRLYYGSR, from the coding sequence ATGAGTGTAGAGGACGGGGGTATGCCAGGCCTGGGCCGTCCCAGGCAGGCCCGCTGGACCCTGATGCTACTCTTATCCACTGCCACATATGGTGCCCATGCCCCATTACTGGCACTGTGCCATGTGAACGGCAAAGTGCCCTTCCGGCCCTCTTCAGCTGTGCTGCTGACCGAGTTGACCAAGCTACTGTTGTGCGCCTTCTCCCTCTTGGTGGGCTGGCAGGCATGGCCCCAGGGGGCCCCACCATGGCGCCAGGCTGCCCCATTTGCACTATCAGCCCTACTCTACGGAGCTAACAACAACCTAGTCATCTATCTTCAACGCTATATGGACCCCAGCACCTACCAGGTGCTGAGCAATCTCAAGATTGGAAGCACGGCCCTGTTCTACTGCCTCTGTCTCCGGCACCGCCTCTCTGCACGTCAGGGCTTAGCACTGCTGCTGCTGATGGTGGCAGGGGCTTGTTATGCAGCTGGTggcctccaggaccctgggaacacccTTCCTGGATCCCCGTTAGCAGTTGCTGCTGGCCCCATGCCCCTGCATATCACTCCACTGGGACTGCTACTTCTCATCCTGTACTGCCTCATCTCAGGCCTCTCGTCCGTGTACACAGAACTGCTCATGAAGCGACAGCGGCTGCCCCTAGCACTTCAAAACCTCTTCCTCTACACTTTTGGTGTGCTCCTAAATCTAGGTCTGCATGCAGGTGGCGGCCCTGGCCCGGGCCTCCTGGAGGGTTTCTCAGGATGGGCAGCGCTTGTGGTACTGAGCCAGGCAGTAAATGGACTGCTCATGTCAGCTGTCATGAAGCACGGCAGCAGCATCACACGCCTCTTTGTTGTGTCCTGCTCACTTGTGGTCAATGCTGTGTTCTCAGCAGCCCTGCTGCGGCTACAGCTCACAGCTGCCTTCTTCCTGGCCACACTGCTTATTGGTCTGGCTGTGCGCCTGTATTATGGCAGCCGCTAG